A window from Bacteroidota bacterium encodes these proteins:
- the ruvC gene encoding crossover junction endodeoxyribonuclease RuvC has product MIILGIDPGTRHTGFGVLAAEGTRETVVDYGTVDPPAKLDLMVRLQRIGEAVDALIERHTPDELAIEMPFMGKNAQAMLKLGQVQGFVMKAALDREVQVTQYAPREIKKAVVGNGNAAKEQVWFMLRAQLDLTEDRGLDASDALAVALCHARRVEAGPTGQFKSWANFVAANPERVK; this is encoded by the coding sequence ATGATCATCCTCGGCATCGACCCCGGCACGCGGCACACGGGCTTCGGCGTGCTCGCTGCCGAGGGTACGCGCGAGACGGTCGTCGACTACGGGACGGTCGACCCGCCGGCCAAGCTGGACCTGATGGTGCGGCTCCAGCGGATCGGCGAGGCCGTCGACGCGCTCATCGAGCGGCACACGCCGGACGAACTCGCGATTGAGATGCCGTTCATGGGGAAAAACGCGCAGGCGATGCTCAAGCTCGGGCAGGTGCAGGGGTTCGTGATGAAGGCCGCGCTCGACCGCGAGGTGCAGGTCACGCAGTACGCCCCGCGCGAGATCAAGAAGGCCGTCGTCGGCAACGGCAACGCGGCGAAGGAGCAGGTCTGGTTCATGCTCCGCGCCCAGCTCGACCTGACCGAAGACCGCGGCCTCGACGCCTCCGACGCCCTCGCCGTCGCCCTCTGCCACGCCCGCCGCGTCGAGGCCGGGCCGACGGGCCAGTTCAAGTCCTGGGCCAACTTCGTCGCCGCAAATCCCGAGCGGGTGAAGTAG
- a CDS encoding YebC/PmpR family DNA-binding transcriptional regulator: MAGHNKWSKVKRKKGVADARRSKIWARITRDMMIAAREGGGDPNMNPRLALSIEKAKAENMPKDNIERAIKRGTGEIEGADYEEMSYEGYGPGGVALFVECLTDNTNRTVADVRHAFTKHGGNLGTSGSVAYLFERKGQIEIDAEGQDEDDLFLLVAEAGAEDLGQEDGRFVVTTPMEAFAAVQSAVEAAGIEPAEAGLVRLPTTTTSLPPDDTAKVLRLVDALEELQDVQDVFTTLEIDDAVEELRMTNYE, from the coding sequence ATGGCAGGACACAACAAGTGGTCGAAGGTCAAGCGCAAGAAAGGCGTCGCCGACGCGCGGCGCTCCAAAATCTGGGCGCGTATCACGCGCGACATGATGATCGCCGCCCGCGAGGGCGGCGGCGACCCGAACATGAACCCCCGGCTCGCACTCTCGATCGAGAAGGCGAAGGCCGAGAACATGCCCAAGGACAACATCGAGCGCGCCATCAAGCGCGGCACGGGCGAGATCGAGGGCGCGGACTACGAAGAGATGAGCTACGAGGGCTACGGCCCCGGCGGCGTCGCCCTCTTCGTCGAGTGCCTGACCGACAACACCAACCGTACCGTCGCCGACGTGCGCCACGCCTTCACCAAGCACGGCGGTAACCTCGGCACCTCCGGCTCAGTCGCCTACCTCTTCGAGCGCAAGGGGCAGATCGAGATCGACGCCGAGGGGCAGGACGAGGACGACCTCTTCCTCCTCGTCGCCGAAGCCGGAGCCGAAGATCTAGGGCAGGAGGACGGCCGCTTCGTCGTCACGACCCCGATGGAGGCCTTCGCCGCCGTCCAGAGCGCGGTCGAAGCCGCCGGCATCGAACCCGCCGAGGCTGGCCTCGTCCGCCTCCCGACGACCACCACGAGCCTCCCGCCGGACGACACCGCCAAAGTCCTCCGCCTCGTCGACGCCCTCGAAGAACTCCAGGACGTGCAGGACGTGTTCACGACGCTGGAGATAGACGACGCCGTAGAGGAACTACGAATGACGAACTACGAGTGA
- a CDS encoding alkaline phosphatase family protein — MLSRSVLVLALTLAVTACSGLDSVVTDLAYDQGPGDGPVQYVIHVSVDGLRPDAVTRQLGSLPAFSRLRAQGAFTDNARTDATFSNTLPNHTAQLTGRGVSGPDGHGWTTNTLPAPTATLHSNRGAYVASAFDVAHDHGLRTGLYASKPKFVLYERSYGAEHGAPDTTGPDDGRAKIDTFVVDPDTKDLVARFVAGMQAEPLHYAFVHLRDPDAAGHLWGWRLWGWHPYMKAVRYADGHIGTILDAVLADPRLAGRTAVIVTSDHGGSGHSHLKDNPEHYTVPFYVWGPGVPAGDLYDLNPETREDPGEDRPGFGAEVQPIRNGAVANLALGLLGLPPVPGSTINTERKLRVRPVPEPAAGTAPGSAAPALGSPAASGSDY, encoded by the coding sequence ATGCTCTCCCGCTCCGTGCTCGTCCTCGCGCTGACCCTCGCCGTGACCGCGTGCAGCGGGCTCGACTCCGTGGTGACCGACCTCGCCTACGACCAGGGCCCGGGGGACGGACCGGTCCAGTACGTGATCCACGTCAGCGTGGACGGCCTCCGTCCGGACGCGGTCACGCGCCAGCTCGGCTCGCTCCCAGCGTTCAGCCGGCTCCGAGCGCAGGGGGCGTTCACCGACAACGCCCGCACCGACGCCACCTTCAGCAACACGCTCCCCAACCACACCGCCCAACTCACAGGGCGCGGGGTCAGCGGCCCGGACGGGCACGGGTGGACGACCAACACACTCCCCGCACCGACCGCCACGCTCCACTCCAACCGCGGCGCCTACGTCGCCAGCGCCTTCGACGTGGCGCACGACCACGGGCTGCGGACCGGCCTCTACGCGAGCAAGCCGAAATTCGTGCTCTACGAGCGGAGCTACGGAGCCGAGCACGGTGCCCCCGACACGACCGGGCCCGACGACGGCCGCGCCAAGATCGACACCTTCGTCGTCGACCCGGACACGAAGGACCTCGTGGCGCGGTTCGTGGCCGGCATGCAGGCCGAGCCGCTCCACTACGCGTTCGTCCACCTCCGCGACCCCGACGCGGCCGGCCACCTCTGGGGCTGGCGGCTGTGGGGCTGGCACCCGTACATGAAGGCCGTCCGCTACGCCGACGGCCACATCGGCACCATCCTCGATGCGGTCTTGGCTGACCCGCGCCTCGCCGGCCGCACCGCGGTCATCGTCACCTCGGACCACGGTGGGAGCGGGCACTCCCACCTCAAAGACAATCCCGAGCACTACACGGTGCCCTTCTACGTCTGGGGCCCTGGCGTCCCGGCCGGCGACCTCTACGACCTCAACCCCGAGACGCGCGAAGACCCCGGCGAAGACCGCCCCGGCTTCGGAGCCGAGGTCCAGCCCATCCGCAACGGGGCCGTCGCCAACCTCGCCCTGGGCCTCCTCGGCCTGCCGCCCGTCCCCGGCTCGACAATCAACACCGAGCGCAAGCTGCGGGTGCGGCCCGTCCCCGAACCTGCCGCGGGGACGGCACCGGGCAGCGCAGCGCCTGCACTGGGCTCGCCCGCTGCGTCCGGTTCGGACTACTGA
- a CDS encoding SRPBCC family protein, translating to MKLLDALSWRGTVGRRDYAVAGTVLLLVKYNLDRLVSEGIFRRSFSPLSYLDVTGVGRITTLSVSDVAYCAALVALAVPFIWIGTALTLRRLRAIGVPGTLVVLFFVPLLNLIFFAVLSAVPSGEVGRARETGGRALLERLVPESKLGSAAMSLGLTLPAGLLGAYVTAHVFASYGWSLFVGIPFALGLVAALLYSVHSPRTIGECVGVATLSAVLLALGLAALGAEGAICLLMAAPLGITIAAIGGAFGYALQQRHGTRAAPPTVLAVSVVVPLLIGVEVAGPETPPLIPVRTSVEIAASPETVWEHVVAFAELPPPEDWLFKTGIAYPIRATIEGTGVGAVRRCEFTTGAFVEPVTVWEPGRRLAFTVEAQPQPMREWGFYEHVEPHHLNGYFVSERGQFLLIPLPGGGTRLEGTTWYRHHVWPNAYWQLWSDAILHRIHLRVLRHVRTLSEADQ from the coding sequence ATGAAACTGCTCGATGCGCTGAGTTGGCGGGGGACGGTCGGACGGCGGGACTACGCCGTCGCCGGCACGGTCCTGCTCCTGGTCAAGTACAACCTCGACCGCCTCGTCAGCGAAGGCATCTTCAGACGGTCCTTCTCGCCGCTGTCGTACCTCGACGTGACGGGCGTGGGCCGGATCACGACGCTCTCGGTCTCGGACGTGGCCTACTGCGCGGCGCTCGTCGCGCTCGCGGTGCCGTTCATCTGGATCGGGACGGCGCTGACGCTCAGGCGGCTGCGTGCCATCGGGGTGCCGGGGACGCTCGTGGTGCTGTTCTTCGTGCCACTGTTGAACCTCATCTTCTTCGCCGTGCTCTCGGCGGTGCCCTCCGGCGAGGTCGGCCGGGCGCGCGAGACCGGCGGCCGGGCGCTGCTGGAGCGGCTCGTCCCGGAGAGCAAGCTCGGCAGCGCGGCGATGAGTCTGGGGCTCACGCTTCCGGCCGGGCTGCTCGGGGCCTACGTCACCGCGCACGTCTTCGCCTCCTACGGGTGGAGCCTGTTCGTGGGGATCCCGTTCGCGCTCGGGCTAGTCGCGGCGCTGCTCTACAGCGTGCACAGCCCGCGGACCATCGGGGAATGCGTCGGCGTAGCCACGCTCTCGGCGGTGCTGCTGGCCCTCGGGCTGGCCGCCCTCGGCGCCGAGGGGGCGATCTGCCTCCTCATGGCGGCCCCGCTCGGCATCACGATCGCAGCCATCGGCGGGGCGTTTGGGTACGCGCTCCAGCAGCGGCACGGCACGCGCGCCGCGCCGCCGACGGTCCTGGCCGTGAGCGTGGTGGTGCCGCTGCTGATCGGGGTCGAGGTCGCGGGGCCCGAGACGCCGCCGCTCATCCCGGTGCGGACGAGCGTCGAGATCGCGGCCTCGCCGGAGACGGTGTGGGAGCACGTCGTCGCCTTCGCCGAGCTGCCGCCGCCGGAGGATTGGCTCTTCAAGACCGGCATCGCCTACCCTATCCGAGCGACGATCGAGGGGACCGGCGTCGGGGCCGTGCGCCGGTGTGAGTTCACGACGGGCGCGTTCGTCGAGCCGGTGACGGTCTGGGAGCCTGGCCGCCGGCTCGCGTTCACCGTCGAGGCGCAGCCGCAGCCGATGCGGGAGTGGGGCTTCTACGAGCACGTCGAGCCGCACCACCTGAACGGCTACTTCGTCTCCGAGCGCGGGCAGTTCCTGCTGATCCCGCTGCCGGGCGGCGGCACCCGGCTCGAAGGCACGACGTGGTACCGCCACCACGTCTGGCCCAACGCCTACTGGCAGCTCTGGTCCGACGCCATCCTGCACCGCATCCACCTCCGCGTGCTCCGCCACGTCCGCACGCTCAGCGAGGCGGATCAGTAG
- a CDS encoding penicillin-insensitive murein endopeptidase — protein sequence MALLGLWSIVWLGNDLARVFESDAPSVSHGTTADGWLEHGKRLPSAGDNFRTYSRLGALIGRNAVHGRVRDAMLEAYSDLSADSETAPLQFVYGETGWPAGGPFRPHKTHRNGLSVDFMTPAVNEAGRSVPLPTSVFNLWGYRHEFDAEGQLGDLRIDYEALGLHLLALEQSAQANGLRIRRVIFDPQLQPDLVAAVPEVRRLQVSERRSWVRHDEHYHVDFELDD from the coding sequence GTGGCGCTGCTCGGTCTGTGGAGTATTGTTTGGCTTGGCAACGATCTCGCCCGAGTGTTCGAGTCGGACGCTCCGAGTGTGAGTCACGGCACGACAGCGGACGGTTGGCTGGAGCACGGCAAGCGACTCCCCTCGGCGGGCGATAACTTCCGCACGTACTCGCGCCTCGGCGCGCTGATCGGCCGGAACGCTGTGCACGGGCGCGTTCGGGATGCCATGCTCGAGGCCTACAGTGACCTCAGTGCTGACTCGGAGACGGCACCGCTCCAGTTCGTGTACGGCGAAACCGGCTGGCCAGCGGGCGGTCCCTTTCGCCCGCACAAGACCCACCGCAACGGGCTATCGGTGGATTTCATGACGCCCGCCGTGAACGAAGCCGGGCGCAGCGTGCCGCTGCCGACTTCTGTCTTCAACCTCTGGGGCTACCGCCACGAGTTCGACGCCGAGGGCCAGCTCGGCGATCTGCGCATCGACTACGAAGCGCTCGGGCTGCACCTGCTCGCGCTCGAACAATCCGCGCAGGCGAATGGGCTGCGCATCCGCCGCGTCATTTTCGACCCGCAGCTTCAGCCAGACCTCGTTGCAGCGGTGCCGGAGGTGAGACGGTTGCAAGTCTCCGAGCGCCGCTCCTGGGTCCGCCACGACGAGCACTACCACGTCGATTTTGAATTGGACGACTGA
- a CDS encoding alanine racemase, translating to MILADLDTPCLLVEQRRLSANLRRMQARAEAQGVALRPHLKTHKSVALARRQVEGGARGVTVAKPGEAEVFAEAGFDDIRLAYCVFGTAKWARLHRLMARGVRVSFCLDTVEGSRAASAFFAERGAEAEVLTEVDTGHGRCGVAWDNPDAPDLARAVRDLPGLRLAGLLTHGGQGYVGPAEGETKHAALVRTMTEERDRLLALAVRLHEAGLLDPDAELSVGSTPTMSVFENAEATSAGGVPFRITEIRPGNYAFHDQEQVALGAAKLGDCALTVYATVVSKQPDERGGSHLFLDAGKKVLTSDTGYGTEGYGVLLYDPDRMRPLPHADLFALSEEHGWVRVPGAATLDVGDRVRVVPNHACVVVNTQDELVVVDGEQVVARWAVDARGAVT from the coding sequence ATGATCCTCGCCGACCTCGACACGCCGTGCCTGCTCGTGGAGCAGCGCCGCCTCAGCGCCAACCTCCGCCGGATGCAGGCGCGGGCCGAGGCGCAGGGCGTCGCGCTCCGGCCCCACCTCAAGACCCACAAGTCGGTCGCCCTTGCGCGGCGGCAGGTCGAGGGCGGGGCGCGCGGCGTGACCGTCGCGAAGCCCGGCGAGGCCGAGGTCTTCGCCGAAGCCGGGTTCGACGACATCCGGCTCGCGTACTGCGTCTTCGGCACCGCCAAGTGGGCGCGGCTGCACCGGCTGATGGCGCGCGGCGTCCGGGTCTCGTTCTGCCTCGACACGGTCGAGGGCTCGCGGGCGGCGTCCGCGTTTTTCGCCGAGCGCGGGGCCGAGGCCGAGGTGCTGACCGAGGTCGACACGGGGCACGGGCGCTGCGGCGTTGCGTGGGACAACCCCGACGCGCCGGACCTCGCCCGCGCCGTCCGCGACCTGCCCGGACTGAGGCTCGCCGGCCTCCTCACGCACGGCGGGCAGGGGTATGTCGGCCCGGCCGAGGGCGAGACCAAGCACGCCGCGCTCGTCCGCACGATGACCGAGGAGCGCGACCGCCTCCTCGCCCTCGCCGTGCGCCTCCACGAGGCCGGCCTCCTCGACCCCGATGCCGAGCTGTCCGTCGGCTCGACCCCGACGATGAGCGTCTTCGAGAACGCCGAGGCCACATCGGCTGGCGGGGTCCCGTTTCGGATCACCGAGATCCGCCCCGGCAACTACGCCTTCCACGACCAAGAGCAGGTCGCCCTCGGCGCGGCCAAGCTCGGCGACTGCGCGCTCACGGTCTACGCCACGGTTGTCTCGAAGCAGCCCGACGAGCGCGGCGGCTCGCACCTCTTCCTCGACGCGGGCAAGAAGGTCCTCACGAGCGACACCGGCTACGGCACCGAGGGCTACGGCGTCCTCCTCTACGACCCCGACCGCATGCGCCCGCTCCCCCACGCCGACCTCTTCGCGCTCTCCGAGGAGCACGGCTGGGTCCGCGTCCCCGGTGCCGCCACGCTCGACGTCGGCGACCGCGTCCGCGTTGTCCCGAACCACGCCTGCGTCGTCGTCAACACCCAAGACGAACTCGTCGTGGTCGACGGCGAGCAGGTCGTCGCGCGGTGGGCGGTGGACGCGCGGGGGGCGGTGACGTGA